From Cannabis sativa cultivar Pink pepper isolate KNU-18-1 chromosome 8, ASM2916894v1, whole genome shotgun sequence, a single genomic window includes:
- the LOC133030413 gene encoding nuclear localization sequence-binding protein-like yields the protein MSPRRSIRINGNRNIHVDAAPAPARGGGRGDGRRGGRGDGRRGGRGDGRRGGRRGGQSGRGGRQGASVAPVDEVALEQQQAPPNAQAEILRENARIREELTQEIARLRAQNEELRRN from the coding sequence ATGTCTCCAAGAAGATCAATTCGAATCAACGGCAATAGAAACATCCACGTGGATGCAGCTCCAGCACCCGCAAGGGGCGGAGGCCGAGGTGATGGTCGACGCGGAGGCCGAGGTGATGGTCGACGCGGAGGCCGAGGTGATGGTCGACGCGGAGGCCGACGTGGAGGCCAAAGCGGTAGGGGAGGTAGACAAGGAGCATCGGTAGCACCGGTAGATGAAGTAGCACTCGAACAACAACAAGCACCTCCCAATGCTCAAGCTGAGATACTCCGAGAAAACGCTCGTATACGTGAGGAGCTAACTCAAGAAATTGCAAGGCTACGAGCTCAGAATGAGGAGTTACGCCGGAATTAA
- the LOC133030414 gene encoding uncharacterized protein LOC133030414: MKPLKRFDLVCLLRKVDKSYADPKRSGYRISSGRLVFLRISPIKGVRRFGKKGKLSPRYIGPFEILERIGQVAYRLALPPALSGVHNVFHISMLRKYVSDPTHVLSYDDIELQTDLSYNEQPIQILDRKEKVLRNKTIPLVKVLWRNSKVEEATWELESQIRELFDNLGDSIGG, translated from the exons ATGAAGCCATTGAAAAGATTCGatctcgtatgcttgcttcgcAAAGTAGACAAAAGCTACGCCGATCCAAAGCGTAGTGGATATCGAATTTCAAGTGGGAGACTCGTATTTCTTCGAATATCACCTATAAAAGGGGTGCGTAGATTTggaaagaaaggaaagttgagccCTAGATACATTGGTCCTTTTGAGATACTGGAGCGGATAGGACAGGTGGCCTATCGATTAGCTTTACCACCCGCGTTATCCGGGGTGCATAATGTCTTCCatatctctatgttgagaaagtaCGTGTCAGATCCGACACATGTTTTGAGTTACGATGATATTGAGCTCCAGACAGACTTATCTTATAATGAACAacctatccagattttagacaGAAAGGAGAAAGTACTTCGAAATAAAACGATCCCTCTGGTTAAAGTCCTATGGAGGAATAGTAAAGTTGaggaagcgacttgggaattagagtcacAGATAagggagtt gtttgaCAACCTTGGAGACTCGATCGGGGGCTAG